The following proteins come from a genomic window of Larimichthys crocea isolate SSNF chromosome III, L_crocea_2.0, whole genome shotgun sequence:
- the ficd gene encoding protein adenylyltransferase FICD, which translates to MSAVKMWRYTSGRVLGGWGPLLCVLLGSLVAILMPLVGVENQCCAALKGMAQLRCQLWGSSQQPPAVQSTSLTVPFTALDLLPQRSKPSKEMELEAKAALLQALEMKKLGKREKAHKLLVHALSMNPDFVDALTELGTILEEEKDVVQADHLYTKALAISPCNERALVSRDRTLPLVEEIDQRHFGIIDSKVRRLMSIPKGNSALRRVMEETYYHHIYHTVAIEGSTLTLSEIRHIIETRYAVPGKSLQEQNEAIGVDAAMKYINTTLLSRTGTITVSDILEIHRRVLGYVDPVEGGRLRTSQVFVGHHIPPHPQDLQRHMQELVQWLNSEEALQLHPVEYAALSHYKLVYVHPFIDGNGRTSRLLMNLVLMQARYPPITIRKEQRAEYYAALDTANEGDVRPFIRFIAKCTEMTLDTLLISTTEYAVGLPAASQDQACLDCKQTIPIHN; encoded by the exons atgtctgctgtgaagatgTGGCGATACACCAGCGGCCGTGTCCTCGGAGGATGGGGCCCGCTGCTGTGCGTCCTCCTCGGCTCTCTGGTGGCCATCCTGATGCCCCTGGTGGGGGTGGAGAACCAGTGCTGCGCGGCCCTGAAGGGCATGGCTCAGCTCCGCTGCCAGCTGTGGGGAAGCTCCCAGCAACCTCCAGCTGTGCAGTCCACCAGCCTCACTGTCCCCTTCACTGCCCTTGATCTGCTGCCTCAGAGGTCCAAACCGAGCAAAG agatggagctggaggccaaAGCGGCTCTCCTGCAGGCTCTGGAGATGAAGAAACTTGGGAAGAGGGAGAAGGCTCATAAGCTGCTGGTCCACGCTCTCAGCATGAATCCAGACTTTGTGGATGCCCTAACAGAGCTGGGGACCatcctggaggaggagaaggacgTCGTCCAGGCAGACCATCTCTACACCAAAGCCTTGGCCATCTCGCCGTGTAATGAGAGAGCTCTGGTCAGCCGTGACCGGACTCTTCCCTTGGTGGAAGAGATTGACCAGCGTCACTTTGGCATCATTGACAGTAAAGTTCGCCGGCTTATGTCCATTCCTAAAGGCAACTCTGCACTCCGCCGGGTCATGGAGGAGACCTACTACCACCACATCTACCACACGGTGGCCATCGAGGGCAGCACGCTCACTCTTTCTGAGATCCGTCACATCATCGAGACGCGGTACGCCGTCCCTGGGAAGAGCCTGCAGGAGCAGAACGAGGCCATCGGGGTGGATGCAGCCATGAAGTACATCAACACCACACTGTTGTCCAGAACGGGAACCATCACCGTCAGTGACATCCTGGAGATCCACCGGCGGGTTCTCGGCTATGTAGACCccgtggagggagggaggctgcGCACCAGCCAGGTGTTTGTAGGTCACCACATCCCCCCTCACCCACAGgacctgcagagacacatgCAAGAGCTGGTTCAGTGGCTCAACTCTGAGGAGGCGCTGCAGCTGCATCCTGTGGAGTACGCCGCCCTCAGCCACTACAAACTGGTGTACGTGCACCCGTTTATAGACGGCAACGGACGCACCTCGCGGCTGCTCATGAACCTCGTCCTCATGCAAGCTCGATACCCACCCATCACGATCCGCAAAGAACAAAGGGCTGAATATTACGCAGCTTTAGACACAGCCAACGAGGGCGATGTACGACCCTTTATCCGCTTTATAGCCAAATGTACAGAGATGACGTTAGACACATTGTTGATTTCTACAACAGAGTACGCCGTGGGGCTGCCAGCAGCGAGTCAGGACCAGGCCTGTTTGGACTGCAAACAGACCATCCCGATTCACAACTGA
- the LOC109142328 gene encoding chemokine-like receptor 1 — protein sequence MSDEISDLYECYYDFNYTDYPVEPFVFEHNRMCLKEPLCLTLLVVSVVIFLLGFCGNALVIWISGFKMKKTVNTTWYLSLAISDFVFCAFLPFSITNMAMEEWIFGRFMCKFTSFVKFLNMFSSIFLLVVISVDHCVSVVFPVWAQNHRTVKKAYIIVVLAWLLAISQGIPSLIFGDVLSHLDITICYNDYSLYQNGQELVTVRPLITGFIVPFIVIIFCYSIIILKLRTNRMTKNSKPFKVMTALVLAFFICWLPYHVFVLLELNHQNYDHTILYTGLKIGTSMAAANSFLNPVLYVFMGNDFKGSVLSKMEHAMADEECTTSRYLLRSSSMDYRASTHI from the coding sequence ATGTCCGATGAAATTTCTGATCTTTATGAATgttattatgattttaattatACAGACTATCCAGTTGAGCCATTTGTGTTTGAGCACAACCGGATGTGTTTAAAGGAGCCCTTGTGTCTGACTTTACTGGTGGTCAGTGTGGTCATATTCCTGCTGGGCTTCTGCGGAAATGCTTTGGTCATCTGGATTTCTGGCTTCAAGATGAAAAAGACGGTCAACACCACCTGGTACCTGAGCCTTGCGATCTCTGACTTCGTCTTCTGCGCCTTCCTCCCGTTCAGCATCACCAACATGGCGATGGAAGAGTGGATATTCGGGCGCTTCATGTGCAAGTTCACCTCCTTCGTTAAGTTTCTCAACATGTTCAGCAGTATCTTCCTCTTGGTCGTCATCAGTGTCGACCATTGTGTGTCAGTCGTGTTTCCAGTTTGGGCCCAGAACCATCGCACTGTTAAAAAAGCGTACATTATTGTCGTCCTGGCTTGGCTTCTCGCCATCTCACAGGGCATTCCCTCGTTGATCTTTGGGGATGTTCTAAGTCACCTGGATATAACCATTTGCTACAACGATTATTCATTATACCAAAACGGTCAAGAGTTAGTTACAGTCAGACCCCTCATTACAGGTTTTATTGTCCCTTTCATTGTCATCATCTTCTGCTactccatcatcatcctcaAACTTCGAACCAACAGGATGACCAAGAACTCCAAACCTTTCAAAGTCATGACTGCACTCGTCCTTGCTTTCTTCATCTGCTGGCTGCCCTACCACGTCTTTGTCCTCCTCGAGCTGAACCACCAAAACTACGACCACACCATTTTATACACCGGACTCAAAATAGGCACTTCTATGGCAGCAGCGAATAGCTTCCTCAACCCAgtgttgtatgttttcatgGGCAACGACTTCAAGGGCTCTGTGCTCTCAAAGATGGAGCACGCAATGGCAGACGAAGAATGCACCACCAGCCGATACCTGCTCAGGTCCAGCTCCATGGACTACAGAGCTTCTACACACATCTAG
- the LOC104920334 gene encoding chemokine-like receptor 1 has product MEFTYNYDEDYNYTDEGNDTPTEPVFQHKPMCLKEPLCLTLLVVSVVIFLLGFCGNALVIWISGFKMKKTVNTTWYLSLAISDFVFCAFLPFSITNMAMEEWIFGRFMCKFTSAVMFLNMFSSIFLLVVISVDRCVSVVFPVWAQNHRTIKKAYIIVVLAWLVAISLSIPSVIFRDVQSHLGRNICYNNYSLHHNSHGIVAVSRLIAGFIVPFIVIIFCYSIIILKLRTNRMTKNSKPFKVMTALVLAFFICWLPYHVFVLLELNHQNYDHTILYTGLKIGTSMAAANSFLNPVLYVFMGNDFKQKFKNSVLSKMENAMADEGRTTSRYLSRSSSMDNRASTHI; this is encoded by the coding sequence ATGGAGTTTACGTATAATTACGATGAAGATTATAACTATACAGACGAAGGCAATGACACTCCAACAGAGCCAGTTTTTCAGCACAAACCGATGTGTTTAAAGGAGCCCTTGTGTCTGACTTTACTGGTGGTCAGTGTGGTCATATTCCTGCTGGGCTTCTGTGGAAATGCTTTGGTCATCTGGATTTCTGGCTTCAAGATGAAAAAGACGGTCAACACCACCTGGTACCTGAGCCTTGCGATCTCTGACTTCGTCTTCTGCGCCTTCCTCCCGTTCAGCATCACCAACATGGCGATGGAAGAGTGGATATTCGGGCGCTTCATGTGCAAGTTCACCTCCGCGGTTATGTTCCTCAACATGTTCAGCAGTATCTTCCTCTTGGTCGTCATCAGTGTCGACCGTTGTGTGTCAGTCGTGTTTCCAGTTTGGGCCCAGAACCATCGCACTATTAAAAAAGCGTACATTATTGTGGTCCTGGCTTGGCTTGTTGCTATCTCACTGAGCATTCCATCTGTGATCTTTCGGGATGTTCAAAGTCACCTGGGTAGAAACATTTGCTACAACAATTATTCATTACACCACAACAGTCACGGCATAGTTGCAGTGAGTCGCCTCATTGCAGGTTTTATTGTCCCTttcatcgtcatcatcttcTGCTactccatcatcatcctcaAACTTCGAACCAACAGGATGACCAAGAACTCCAAACCTTTCAAAGTCATGACTGCACTCGTCCTTGCTTTCTTCATCTGCTGGCTGCCCTACCACGTCTTTGTCCTCCTTGAGCTGAACCACCAAAACTACGATCACACCATTTTATACACCGGACTCAAAATAGGCACTTCTATGGCAGCAGCGAATAGCTTCCTCAACCCAgtgttgtatgttttcatgGGCAACGACTTCAAGCAGAAGTTCAAGAACTCTGTGCTCTCAAAGATGGAAAACGCGATGGCAGACGAAGGACGCACCACCAGCCGATACCTTTCCAGGTCCAGCTCCATGGACAACAGAGCTTCTACACACATCTAG